GATCGCCTCGGGTGAGTCGATCACCTCCTGGAGCACGTGGTCCGAGACGTAGCGGCGGAAGGCCGTCTCGATGCGGCGCTTCTCGCCCAGGCTCTGACTCATCTCGTTGAAGGCGCGGGTCAGCACGCCGATCTCGTCGCGTGAGCTGGGCTCGACGCGCGCCGACAGGTCGCCTGCGGCCAGCGCGTTCACGGCCAGGCGCAGCCGCTGCAGTGGACGACTGACCATGCCCGAGACCACGAAGGCGATCAAAAGGCCCACGGCGAGCAGCACGCCCGAGGCGTAGAGCACGTCGCGGCGCGCGCTCTGGCGCACGTTGCGAGTCACCGCCGCCACGTCGAGCACGACCTGCGCCTCGCCGATGTCGACGTCGCGGTAGCTCATGCGCGAGGCGACCACCAGCACGCCGTTCTTGGATTCGGTCTCGAGGTCGGTGCCGAGCGCCATGCGCGGCATGCGCTCGGGATCGCCCTTCTGCGAGGACGCCACCACCCGCCCGTCCTTGTCGAGCAGGCGCACGGCGCTCACCTCGGCCTCTTTCGCCAGGCTCTCGAGCAGCTGCGACAGCATGAGGTCGTCCTGCAGCAGCATGGGCTCGCGGGCGTTGCGCGCGAGCTGCTGGGCGAGCACGACGGCGCGCTTTCCCGCCTCGTCGGCCAGCGCGCGGGCGCTGCGGTCGAGCACGACCAGCGACACAGTGCCGATCGCGCCGACGAGTAACAGGCTGGACAGGAGCGCCAGCTTGAGGCGCAGCGGGAAAATCACGGGCTCGAACGTACCACCGGCGCTCTCGCGCAGAAAGCCCGAGCGATTTAGTCTAGGAGGCCATGGCTCTTGCGGAGACGAGTCGCGTCGTCGTGTTCGACTTCGACGGAACGCTCGCGGACACGTGGCGCGATCTGCAGACCGCGCTCAACCGCACGCTGGCCGA
This genomic interval from Myxococcota bacterium contains the following:
- a CDS encoding HAMP domain-containing protein, which produces MIFPLRLKLALLSSLLLVGAIGTVSLVVLDRSARALADEAGKRAVVLAQQLARNAREPMLLQDDLMLSQLLESLAKEAEVSAVRLLDKDGRVVASSQKGDPERMPRMALGTDLETESKNGVLVVASRMSYRDVDIGEAQVVLDVAAVTRNVRQSARRDVLYASGVLLAVGLLIAFVVSGMVSRPLQRLRLAVNALAAGDLSARVEPSSRDEIGVLTRAFNEMSQSLGEKRRIETAFRRYVSDHVLQEVIDSPEAI